From a region of the Candidatus Chromulinivoraceae bacterium genome:
- a CDS encoding Hsp20/alpha crystallin family protein: MARKQNDDLLIEDELAAAFLNDDELSQSQQAAPQPQAPVADENAWEESEDDFPGQLAVDVYETDVKLIVKARTAGVNKEDLDVSISDGILTISGTLSSGDDTDAINWHIQECYWGEFSRTLALPVPVKEDEVEAVLKDGVLTISFSKIKQEQAKKITIQ, translated from the coding sequence ATGGCCCGTAAACAAAATGATGATCTATTGATCGAAGATGAACTTGCTGCCGCGTTTTTGAACGACGATGAGCTCAGCCAAAGTCAGCAGGCAGCGCCGCAACCACAAGCACCTGTAGCTGATGAGAACGCCTGGGAAGAATCAGAAGATGATTTTCCTGGTCAACTCGCTGTCGATGTCTACGAAACCGACGTCAAACTTATCGTAAAAGCACGTACAGCAGGGGTAAATAAAGAAGACCTCGATGTCAGCATTAGTGATGGTATTTTAACCATCAGCGGCACGCTTTCAAGCGGCGATGACACCGATGCCATTAACTGGCATATCCAGGAATGCTACTGGGGGGAATTCAGTCGCACGCTAGCACTGCCCGTTCCAGTAAAAGAAGATGAGGTAGAGGCGGTCCTTAAAGACGGCGTTCTTACTATCAGTTTCAGCAAGATCAAACAAGAGCAAGCCAAGAAAATTACTATTCAGTAA
- a CDS encoding pilin, translating to MKKWKQFLTAFGIVAGVGAAVLPAQPTYAVNVFSQCSSNSTSAVCKSTGDSFNSMIKTVINILLYVLGMVAVIMIVIGGIRYTTSNGDASAVKSAKDTILYSVIGLVVAIMAYSIVNFVVSWF from the coding sequence ATGAAAAAGTGGAAACAATTTCTTACAGCGTTCGGTATCGTAGCTGGTGTGGGAGCTGCCGTTTTACCGGCGCAGCCTACGTATGCGGTAAACGTATTTAGTCAATGTAGCAGCAATAGTACTTCGGCGGTTTGTAAATCAACTGGTGATAGTTTTAACTCTATGATTAAGACAGTTATTAATATCCTACTGTACGTGCTTGGTATGGTTGCTGTTATTATGATAGTTATCGGTGGTATTCGTTACACAACGTCGAATGGCGATGCTAGTGCAGTGAAATCTGCCAAGGATACCATCCTCTATTCTGTTATCGGGTTAGTCGTTGCCATTATGGCTTACTCGATCGTAAACTTTGTTGTTAGTTGGTTTTAA
- a CDS encoding pilin — protein MNKKIYNWLSGLIFAVSVGVTFVIVLPMTVSAAPAPPTDSGTSTCSDTLLTFPAWFKGLTDGSCNIKSPTDAGGLSTFIWTIVLNIIEMCLQLVGYIAAGFIIRGGFKYMTSVGEPAEVAKAKKMMTDAIIGLILSIFSVAIVNLVSGAIK, from the coding sequence ATGAATAAAAAAATATACAATTGGCTATCAGGACTCATCTTTGCCGTCTCAGTGGGAGTGACTTTTGTGATAGTACTGCCGATGACCGTTTCGGCTGCGCCAGCGCCACCAACCGATAGCGGTACTAGCACCTGCTCGGATACACTTCTAACGTTTCCTGCTTGGTTTAAAGGTCTTACAGACGGAAGCTGTAATATTAAAAGTCCTACAGATGCCGGTGGATTATCTACGTTTATTTGGACGATCGTCCTTAACATCATTGAAATGTGTCTACAGCTTGTAGGATATATAGCTGCCGGATTCATTATTCGTGGGGGTTTTAAATATATGACAAGTGTTGGCGAGCCCGCCGAAGTGGCAAAAGCGAAAAAGATGATGACTGATGCAATTATTGGTCTTATCCTTTCGATATTCTCTGTTGCTATCGTCAATCTCGTCTCTGGAGCAATAAAATAA